Part of the Sebastes umbrosus isolate fSebUmb1 chromosome 3, fSebUmb1.pri, whole genome shotgun sequence genome is shown below.
ggctttcacacctgatgcaaaCCGTATCTGAGTACACATGATCCGTGCccgagaccaccttttcaagtggactcgacTACGGATCGACGAACTGTACTGTACGAAGCGTTCACACTTATCAAACAAACTGGAttttggggtcaagtgtacccggatccgggcccgggtcgCTGATGTGAAAGTACCCTTCAGTATTTTTCACCCTGGACCCTGTTTTCCCATGTTcctgtgtctaagtgactaatgggaacAACAATTTTTGGCGTTTTAATTTTAACGTTctctctcaatactggaccaatttcaaaaaagtATTGTCCCCACTAGTCACTAATGCCtggatcagactacacgatatcagcccgattatagcccgacacggtCGTCGCAggggatcgggaacgataaatgagtgttgTGTGCGAAAATCGATCCTTTTATCTTGTGTAGTttgtcatagtacacgacaaccgacgccacATCTGGGACGCCCCACGACACCCCGAGGAAAAGTCTAGCATGTCATAATTTTTCGTCTTGACGCGCCTAGTGTGACATCTCCAACGACGTGTTCCTTtgcgttgaccaatcaggtgctctctccaATGCGCAGTCGCAGTCAggtcacttggtaataaacaaacatggagaaaaggaggagggatgccaagtttgctgctgtcaggtggGACAACGAAACTGACTGAAGTATGGACAGCCTGTACCGTCCTCTATGTGCCGCCCAGGAGTGCATCCAcatcccttttttctttcttttcgcAACCAAAGACCaccagcatcacacacaacgcTTCTGTCGCCATAATTGACAGTTGCTTCAACCGCCTCCCGGATGATGTCTGAACTTGCGCATGATCGTGGAATACGACGTGCCATGATTGGTCGTGGTCATACGTGTAGTCTTGCTAGTCACCCGACCAAGACACTGCAAGAGTTTATGGCGCTGTGATcgttagatctgacatggtgaccatcgtcaaagacaaaaatattgtgtagtctgatcccggcattagacacaaaaacatggaaaaaaagggtccaggttgaataataccgaagttatcctttaacagAGAAATGACTGGCTAGTTTTGATCAGAAACACTCATCAAACCACTGTTGAAATTATGTGCAAAGattgaataacatggattattgCACCATTATCATTGTGTAAGTCTACTGCTTTTCTTGATGTAAATCACAAACAGTTGAAGGTACTGTGTTTTGATGAGTGTTCTTTGTGGTCAATGTTGCACATAGTTAAGGAACAGGGGACATTATGAGGCATCTGCAGCAATCTGACTTTTCCTTGGTTGGGCTgctgtaaaatataatatatttgtaGTTACTTTACAGTCAGTactgtctatatactgtatgcgtGGTGCTGAtcatgacttttattttccaGGCAGTGGCTtggcgtgtatgtgtgtaatgtgtaagcTGGCTACTGTTGAGTGCTGGTTTACTATACCTCCAACAACAGAGGCGCATGGCTATCTAAATTGGATAACAGTTGTCAAATGCCCATACAGAGCTGCAGGCTGGTAGTATTTAAGCTTTTTGGTGGAGGAGCCTCATTATCAAGCAAATATTCTATATGACACAGCATTTTTTGATTGTTTGACCTATTttccaaaaaatattttggaaTGCCACAATAGCAAAACACAGCATCACAGATGTTTTCCCAGTCTAATAAAACTGTTTCTAATTTGGGGACCACATTTTGGTGTTCCACACTAACACTCAGGGCCCCGACCCAGTCTCTGATTAACATGGTTGTAgatacatatacattatatgtgTGCATCTTTTCATCACATCCTCTCAcggctgccgctgctgctgctgttgtgcttTGTGTGGCCGTGTTTCTGAGCACCAAGACACCTCACCCCCTCCAGCAGCATGGGAGTCCCGTGATGTGGGTCTgtacagaggaagagaaagggatGAGAGGGGACAGTTTGCATTCACTCCTGGCATTTACACTTGTCAGGTGTCAGGCTCAGTCACAGCtgagttaaccctctgagacccacgggATTgcccgactttactgtctttcagagggggtagcaggttcagttttagagatagagagaagcTACAGATGTCATATAAAACTaaacaacctaaggaatcatgggtgacaaccatgtcatgctagcttgtcgggaaggaggttaaataacactccaatttacactaaatttttgcgaggaaaaactggcatggccattttcaaaggggtcccttgacctctgacctcaagattttCTGAACATTTTAATGATCACTTTTAAAGCATTAAATGGCATTGCTCCAAATTACATCAAGGATCTATTGACCCCCTAGGTGCCTGGGCGCTCCCTTTGATCAGCGGATGCAGCTCTGCTGGTTGTTCCCAGATCTCGGCTTTTGACCAAAGGTGACCGGGACTTTGCGGTTAGAGCCCCCCGACTATGGAACACTCTGCCTATTGAAATCACATCTTTTAAGGCCCTTCTTAAAACATTCTTTTAAAGGAAAGTGTTTTTGAATAATTGATATGATGCTGGATTTTATCATCCCTCTCTGGCCATTTTAttctgcctttaaaaaaaatattttttttcccccccagatgtttcttgtttttatgatccctctgttgtttgtattttattttttgctgatttattgttttttgctgtttttttgttgttgttcttttctGAAAAGCATttcactttgtaaccttgtttagaaaagtgctataaaaaataaagtttattattattattattataagatatgtgaatgaaaatggattctatgggtacccaagagtctccctttcacagacatgccaactttatcacaatcaaatgcagtttaaggcaaaaaaaacatgcagttttttgcaaacagtataaatgtgttattttctcctattctaaaatggtgtatttgaatatttctgcatactggggtccctaaacagtcttggaattacataaattgggtatcactgtaaagctgagactcttgtggttccaaatgtattgaaaaaaaaagaatctcgATATATAggttaaattgatttttttcctacCCCTAATGAATTCTTCCAGCAGAATCCTCATAGCTACTCTGATTTCTCCCCTCAAAAACCAGAGCCTCTTCCGTCAAATCTAACTGCGTACAATAACCATTTGCTATAAATCTGTCAGAATTGTGAGTGGTGGTGAAAAAGCTACAGAAACATctcagaaaataaaaatcagtaACATCTTtggaaaaacatgtttgtgtgtatttgggaAGTTAACCTGGCAGTGGCATTCAAAGCTTGATTGGCATGTGTCGGTGCAACACACTACATACTCATAACCTGCCTAGAATTTGTATGAGATGTATGCACAGCtttattgagtgtgtgtgtgtgtgtgtgtgcgtgtgtgtgtgtgtgtgtgtgtgtgtgtgtgtgtgtgtgctagcaCATACCAATGACTTTGGCCTGGAATCTGACCTTCAGACTGCTGCCTTTTCTCCCTCTGGTTACCAGAGTGATCTCCTCCTGTAGCACCCCCTCCTGGTGAGTCCTGTACTCACATGTTACCTTTACTCCTcctttaagagagagagagagggttcaTCAACATATACATTTACTTAcacttattttgtattttgcttGTAATTTTGTATGACCTGTTTAATTCAGTTGCACGGACGGTATGTGTTGTTTCATCAGTAATATGTTGTTACTGATGAAAtagtgatgaaaaaaaaaaccctctatGGGAAAACACAGAGTTGCAGTTGCTCGTGGAGCAGTCgctgcactgttaagaatttcccagtaaaataacagtaaagagctggaagcagggttgccattattctactgtaaaattaacattattatactgtcgctgaaatttacagctttgtactgttaatgaaaaatacagtatatactggttttttgattaatttcacagtattttacagttaatttactgtttaaggatacattatatagctgtttttcacctttcttttacattatcttactgatttgtttcaatgcactatttaggttgtattttttacatacattttaataaacattattttttgcctagatgaatagacttagcaggttacagacataggaatagtcacactaaatacaattaaaggcacttgttaagaaaaaggctataattaagGCTATAaggcccaaaatgtctgtctctagctggctacaagcacagaatgcaaaccataacaacatgtgagtgaagaacagagctaattcactgattttccaatcaagtacaatgtgtgagaaaagaacATCTACAGCTTATCttattgcactttattttttatttgcatatgaAGTTCAACACAGCGCCAACAAAAACCTGACACAGATAACAAACCAAATTTCAGAAGAAATAGCATTTCTGAAGACATCTGTCAATCTTACTAACCTTACTTTGTGGAACAGTTACAGAGAGTTGAGCTATATCATAGAGTTAAAACAAAACTCTGAAATAATATTTTGCCTTATATCATGTAACATgtgaatatactgaatatattgcTGAGCCTTAAGGCATATCAtggtacaaattaaaaaaaaaatgaacattaaataaaaaataatgtgtctATATACTAATGAGCACCAACACCACCagacatgtgacatcatgtccaAGTATGACTATTCAGGCTCTAACAAGGCACATGGATAAGTGTGGAAGTCCAAGTATTGGGCGATAATGGGGGAGTGAGTTACTTTGACTTATGGTCCACTCAAAGACACCAGTTCTCTCAATCCAGCCTTGGTAGCCCgctgactgtgtgagagagagatatatgagtTCCAACATAACTTTCATTGTAACTTCTCACATACAAAATCAGCATGTGTAGCCCTCATTTCCTCTTatcatgtatgtaatgtaaactcaccattttaaatgaagtccCACTCAAGTCCATGAGTCCCATCAGCAGAGTGGATACATGTGGATATACGGTTGTAGTCTTGTCTTGTAGCTCGTGAATTTGCCAGTTTTCTTTGAGAAGACTTTGCCCTGTCCATCCTTGGTGCCTCTCTCAGGGTTTATTCCTACGGTGCACCTGAAAAATGATAGTGTTTCTTCAGGTACTGTGTAAAAATCAAGTTGTGTGAATCACTTAGATTAAtgccacaataaaaatacaggttttactgaaagtatctaaccttgagattaatttgagcgTGCAGGTGTAGAAGGTGGAAAATAATGCAGCAAGCCCCATCAAGAAGGTGGGCTGGATCCCCTCACATATGAAGTGGCCCTCAAGGCTGACCATCCAGCGCCAATAGCTTCCTGCTGTTTCACCTGAAACTTAGAAAGAATTTTCCTCAGTCAACTTCATGGATTTTTAgtcaatgtttgaaatgaattgtGTTGAGTGGTGTGCATTACTGGTTGAGAAACCGTtttttgatcaattatgaatattcTGACCATCTGATCTATAGAACATGTGGTTTTCAGATATCATTCAAAAACACTAGTTAGCtagtaaataaacttgccttcaaTTTTGTATCTGCTCTGCTGAATTACCACCCAATAACCAACGTGCACTGAAGTCTTaatgttactttaaatgttgaagggacttccatagactgtaaaatgtatacacCGTCGTTATGCATGAATTCACTGGCAAAATACATGTATCAGCACATTAACTTAGATATTAACTTGAATACAtagaaattaaaatgagctccttgTGTTGTCCGATTAATGTGCAATCATCTGTGAAATTCTAGCTAGCTGTTGAATCCCTCTATCATGACATGCACATATTCTGTAATGCAAACTAACTGGAAACATCACTGATAAactttgcacagatttattaattaaataaaattactactcACCAAATAATCAGTAAGATGGGGATGGATGAATAAAAGAACGGatccagcctcacatgtgcagatcaggtgaaATTGCTCTTCCCAGAAttcaaaaaatactgcatgaaactgttattcatgatactttagacagttgatcagcagtaaagtgctgttttttaagaatacattatagttcagttaaaaaacggcctatgagtgtaatttaacagattttcttttgtattaacagtaaagcactgtttttagcaataacaggttaatactgttgaaattctgctgtaaattaacagcaattgtttacagtgtggctATACGAGGGGGCAGGATATTAGCTCACTCTGccaaaaaactacaaagatatTTAAGTGGCGGTaggcctaaccctaaccccaattccataataatctttcagcatattgtaatttaagtgctCTAAGagtagacttctgcacctcctcatggctctgttttcaggctttaaaaaatctagcctgtgacgggagactttgaccaatcccaggtcatttcagagagagagcgttcctattggctgtgctccggctggtgggcggtgcttggtatttcctcaaatgatctcaacatggctgccggatcacaaactttctcattttacagctaaacagtacactacacatacagtagtatgcctgttttaaatttaatttaagttACTCGCTACTCgagtaattttttaagtaaatacttttgtactagtactagtattttttttgcaaagtacaGTTTTTGGCTACCCTACCCACCACTTGACTTGTGtaaattgttttcattaatttatacTGTAACTATTAGATAGCGTACAGTTTATGGTTTGTGTTTCGGGTTtgggggcggcagtagctcagtccacagggacttggcttgggttcaagtccccgcatggaccaagtactgactgtggactggtagctggagaggtgccagtttgcctcttgggcacttcccttgagcaaggcatcaAACCCCCCAACTGCCCTTCATGGgcagccccctcgctctgacatctctcaaTTATTGCATGtgtataggtcctgtttgtgcatgcgtGTATGTATTTCGGTcctgtgtgtaatgtgtaaacTAACTTCTTAAGCTAAGCACTCATTCGATGGTTGCctcactacaatgaaaataGATGcagcaaactgaaaaaaaatgctctgTATGATCAGGGCCTTACCCTCCAGTGTGGAGTTAATCCGATGGACCCGGAGGCTGGGAAACTTCCGAgttggagaggaggaaggaagacaGGAGAGCTCTTTGCCCAGTGTGGGGACATCTGGGACGGTGAAGACAATCTCATAACAGTTGTGGCACTTCAGGAAACCGGCCTGGATAGAGGAACGACAGAGTACAGGCAAAGAGTAGGGTTGTGAATGTAAAATCTACGATAACTACAGCTGTCCGATAGATATAGTGGAGAAAAAGGTATGAAGCCTAAATATACCTCCAATACCAATACCTCCAAACTGTAAAATAGAttgatactggatttttgaggcaAATACCAATATAGATATTTGATAGTTACAAAAAATTGGCTATGTATATATtggcctttttttccttttacattaaaacataagaaacattttttatgaGGTCCCCTTTAATTAGTTTCCCTCCTCCCCCCAAGAGTTATTAATAAGACATATGTTGAACAGGACTCTTTGAAGATGAAAAACTAAGCTGCCAGCGGGCTTCTGCCAGCGCATCAGTCGTTACAAACTCATGCTGTGAGGCCAACAATTCAAACCCACAGAACATTATCTCAACGTTACCAAAGATAGGCTGAATTTAGGGAAATGTGTATGAAATGATGCACAAGAcattaacctcttaagccctaggttgctggaaggtgtggttcgcctagacagacatacccaaaataaagtaacatcagtaacaatcagtaacattgtgactgttactatgcctgagtaaattgtgatgaaccaaaggaaaactTTAAatttttatcctcgcctaaaatgttttctagattagacagtggataacaccattagaGCAATGATgtcatgcacagagatgccactgaattcattcagcaactccttgactacaactgtgccaaagcagatataaataacacaaagcacatagattctacaaaggttttaggcCACTTGAATACCCAAAGTGTggcaaatgggttttctacctcttgaaagggaatctggctataaaatactacaGATATCCACTACATGAGGCTCTGTGCACACagtggagcctttggccatgacatttaccctgtgcatcatcacattctaccactgtgcacagtataaagtcaataaaaaagaactaaattgaataattttgactccaaacggagtagttttattataataatgaaagaTGATCAAgaaaaacttagataataacaaataagatccaTAACAATGTAAAAACACTATGAGAACAGGGAGAGTGAACCACAACAGGGAAGTTGCCGGCCAGACAGCTACATAAAAGCTGACACTGAAAAACCTCCGTAAAGCCGAGGGGAGCTGCAAATTCAGCAGATAATTCTAggtaggttcatcactatgtGACCCCTTTAACATTGTCGCATTGTTTTCACATCGACATCCGTTACATtgcaattataaaaatattgattatagctgcaTGCATATGATGGGCCATGAAACAGACCCTCTAGttccatgtacacacacaaacacaccttgaCCAAGTAGCTGCCATCCTTCTCCAGGATAGCAATGAGACTACAGAGGTTTGACTCGTCATCTCTCCGCGTTGGAGAGCCTGGGGGCTCGTCGTCGTCAGGGAAATGCACCCCGGTGCCCTTCGAGGTGGAGCCTGGTGACGGAGAGAAAATGGAgttttgttgggtttttttaattatatttttattgacactTAGCAACAAACATACTTCCATAAAATAAGTTACAGACcctgtatacatacagtacatc
Proteins encoded:
- the LOC119486029 gene encoding UPF0687 protein C20orf27 homolog; the encoded protein is MATRRKGSTSKGTGVHFPDDDEPPGSPTRRDDESNLCSLIAILEKDGSYLVKAGFLKCHNCYEIVFTVPDVPTLGKELSCLPSSSPTRKFPSLRVHRINSTLEGGVKVTCEYRTHQEGVLQEEITLVTRGRKGSSLKVRFQAKVIDPHHGTPMLLEGVRCLGAQKHGHTKHNSSSSGSRERM